One window of Mauremys reevesii isolate NIE-2019 linkage group 4, ASM1616193v1, whole genome shotgun sequence genomic DNA carries:
- the LOC120404101 gene encoding RING finger protein 112-like — protein sequence MSWTTPVSIERGHNFFQGCLAAHWRGVSAWSYQCPECWTPCYRDRMIPDTQLRALVEKITEPLREEMELQGPGAQPEPGRPVQLVHLDEEGGPTLDEEALSRCLEQDGAAEDASWMGREDQALAGFESRAGMVTVTRGVWMWDQPLWVEDQGRKIFNISSTFKRTEVDYLEVGGAEDRHSSTDTDLAAMSLLGITQIFVHVAKEVGETCDLPPIQHLDLLVRDWQLSGAYGVDGGQAYLRDIRREMIRAGRHELEASAEQPLVLGALRTSSTRCYLLPHPGSRFIKSRAGTPGDMDTIFQQYLCGYVSTMVGSAGTHVRMDRARQVLTGAQLAARIKGVYQYLKTRRYDFSSPMKMAETFAAMRQETNSKTIEDTRKEYEQFVQDQDRGHQSMIPCLRVKPEEMEQRLQGKCKELLERCRGKLLGEDPKKWDALKKLEQELDKKTAQFLTAYEQRFKEKKAVRLGLACGGGILAAVGVGIGAGIGIGVAAVIVAVGEAVAIGVGAGGLGLIGGAVGSWVGALIGQKTARNTTRTNAPGQGDEAESRAGHSDQEPLLGGDR from the exons ATGTCTTGGACGACCCCCGTCTCCATCGAGCGCGGCCACAACTTCTTCCAGGGCTGCCTCGCAGCTCACTGGCGTGGGGTCTCGGCCTGGAGCTACCAGTGCCCCGAGTGCTGGACTCCCTGCTACAGGGACAGGATGATCCCGGACACACAGCTGAGAGCCCTGGTGGAGAAAATCACAGAGCCCCTGCGGGAAGAGATGGAGCTG caggggccgggggctcagCCAGAGCCGGGGCGCCCGGTGCAGCTGGTGCATCTGGACGAGGAAGGGGGCCCAACCTTGGACGAGGAGGCCCTGAGCCGCTGCCTggagcaggatggg GCGGCTGAGGACGCATCCTGGATGGGCCGCGAGGACCAGGCCCTGGCGGGTTTTGAGTCTCGTGCCGGGATGGTGACCGTGACGAGGGGGGTGTGGATGTGGGACCAGCCCCTCTGGGTCGAGGACCAAGGGAGAAAG ATTTTTAACATTTCCAGCACATTTAAACGGACGGAGGTCGATTATTTGGAGGTGGGTGGGGCAGAGGATAGACACAGCTCTACTGACACTGACCTGGCAGCCATGTCCCTGCTGGGGATAACCCAG ATATTTGTTCATGTTGCAAAGGAGGTTGGTGAGACCTGCGATCTGCCCCCAATTCAG CACCTGGACCTGTTGGTGCGAGATTGGCAGCTCTCTGGAGCCTACGGCGTGGATGGGGGACAGGCGTACCTCAGAGACATCAGACGGGAAATGATCAGAGCCGGGCGTCAT GAACTGGAGGCTTCTGCTGAGCAGCCCCTGGTGTTGGGAGCCCTGAGGACAAGCAGCACCCGGTGCTACCTACTGCCCCATCCTGGCTCTAGGTTCATCAAGAGCAGGGCAGGGACACCAGGCG ACATGGACACGATTTTCCAGCAGTACCTGTGTGGCTACGTCAGCACCATGGTGGGCTCAGCAGGGACACACGTCCGGATGGACCGAGCCAGGCAGGTGCTGACAGGGGCTCAGCTGGCTGCCAGGATCAAG GGCGTCTACCAATATTTGAAGACCAGACGCTACGACTTCTCCTCCCCCATGAAG atGGCCGAGACATTTGCAGCAATGAGACAGGAGACAAACAGCAAAACAATAGAAGACACCAGGAAGGAATACGAACAATTTGTGCAGGACCAG GACCGCGGCCACCAGAGCATGATCCCCTGCCTGAGAGTGAAGCCGGAGGAGATGGAGCAACGGCTGCAGGGGAAATGCAAGGAGCTGCTGGAGCGCTGCCGTGGGAAGCTGCTGGGTGAAGACCCCAAGAAATGGGATGCCCTGAAGAagctggagcaggagctggacAAGAAGACGGCCCAGTTCCTGACCGCCTACGAGCAACGCTTTAAAGAGAAGAAGGCCGTGCGGTTGGGCCTCGCCTGCGGGGGGGGCATCCTCGCTGCTGTGGGTGTGGGTATCGGGGCGGGTATCGGTATAGGTGTGGCTGCAGTCATAGTAGCAGTGGGGGAAGCAGTAGCCATTGGGGTCGGGGCAGGGGGCCTTGGCCTGATCGGGGGAGCTGTTGGCAGCTGGGTTGGAGCCTTGATAGGACAGAAGACAGCCCGGAATACGACACGCACCAATGCCCCCGGGCAGGGGGACGAGGCGGAAAGCAGGGCAGGGCATTCAGATCAGgagcccctgctggggggtgacaGATAG